A single genomic interval of Desulfobaccales bacterium harbors:
- a CDS encoding M15 family metallopeptidase has translation MAIRDDVLKEAERMRPLFEWAGNEWGFAPALLAALAVRESACGLALDADGLGDNGHGHGIMQVDDRSFGGLFDSRYPRFWTDPMWSIATGAAILDAKWRYLQKHTSLTDRELTWAAVAAYNCGEGNVSKVAAQLAQHHVEDDEFWQIADTYTANHDYARQVWRDTHEFVKQGWSEGAAEPAAATPGQPAQPSAPPQPAVQPPPAPQPSVQPVEAQPQTYAVQPGDSLSLISKKFYGDPDLYQKLAYYNGICDPDVIQVGQLLEIPSKSELLGESVAAPPAEVTPSGPGVEIITPVGLTPPNGLNEIFATFGDIRHYINGDGTLNPAWETEALGRAVLPFAIPLSWDLGTKVSRIQCHKKLVDIFPEVLAAIEKAGLKNRIKNYGGCYNYRSKRSGGKLSTHSWGIAIDLNPLTNPMGVPGDMSPDIVAIFRKFGFKWGGDWPGRNQDPMHFQFCTGY, from the coding sequence ATGGCCATTAGAGATGATGTGCTCAAGGAAGCGGAGCGGATGCGGCCCCTGTTTGAGTGGGCCGGGAACGAGTGGGGTTTTGCGCCAGCCTTGCTGGCCGCGCTAGCCGTACGAGAGTCTGCCTGCGGCCTGGCCCTGGACGCTGATGGGCTGGGCGACAACGGCCACGGCCACGGCATCATGCAGGTGGATGATCGTTCCTTCGGCGGGCTCTTCGATAGCCGCTACCCGCGCTTTTGGACCGACCCGATGTGGAGCATTGCTACCGGTGCGGCCATCCTGGACGCTAAATGGCGGTACCTCCAGAAGCATACCTCGCTGACTGACCGGGAGTTGACCTGGGCCGCAGTGGCTGCCTACAACTGTGGGGAGGGAAACGTCAGTAAGGTCGCGGCGCAGTTGGCCCAGCATCATGTCGAGGACGATGAGTTCTGGCAGATTGCGGATACCTATACGGCTAACCACGACTACGCCCGGCAGGTATGGCGGGATACCCACGAGTTTGTTAAGCAAGGTTGGAGTGAGGGCGCTGCCGAACCGGCGGCTGCAACCCCAGGGCAGCCTGCGCAGCCGAGCGCCCCTCCACAACCGGCGGTACAGCCTCCCCCAGCTCCGCAACCCTCAGTGCAGCCGGTTGAGGCTCAACCGCAGACCTATGCCGTCCAACCGGGCGATAGCTTGTCCCTGATCAGCAAAAAATTTTACGGTGACCCTGACCTCTACCAGAAGTTGGCTTATTACAACGGCATTTGCGATCCCGATGTCATCCAGGTAGGTCAGCTCCTGGAAATCCCTTCTAAAAGCGAACTCTTGGGCGAAAGCGTGGCAGCCCCACCCGCTGAAGTGACTCCTTCCGGCCCCGGGGTTGAAATAATCACGCCAGTAGGATTAACCCCGCCAAACGGCCTGAATGAGATTTTTGCCACCTTCGGGGACATACGCCACTATATTAACGGAGATGGCACTCTTAATCCTGCCTGGGAAACCGAAGCTTTAGGGCGGGCCGTACTGCCTTTCGCCATCCCCCTCTCCTGGGACCTGGGCACTAAGGTTTCGAGGATTCAGTGCCATAAAAAACTGGTGGATATCTTTCCCGAGGTCTTAGCCGCCATCGAAAAAGCGGGGTTGAAGAACCGGATCAAAAATTATGGGGGCTGTTATAATTACCGCAGCAAACGGTCGGGCGGCAAACTGTCCACCCACAGCTGGGGTATTGCCATCGATCTCAACCCCTTGACCAATCCCATGGGCGTTCCCGGCGATATGAGCCCCGACATTGTGGCCATTTTCCGTAAATTTGGTTTCAAGTGGGGCGGGGATTGGCCCGGCAGGAATCAGGACCCCATGCATTTTCAATTCTGCACCGGCTATTAA
- a CDS encoding ABC transporter permease codes for MLKLTWRNTIRHPLRAALTICGLAVAVLAFCILRTVVGAWYAGVDASSPVRLVTRNAVSLMFPLPLAYLPKIQAVPGITRMAYAYWFEGIYIDKKHFFPQFAASLPGYLDAYPEYLLPEHQKLALVQDRRGAVAGRKLAARFGWRVGDAIVLKGTYFPGEYRLVLRGIYKGQYPNTDETPLFFHWDYLNETLKKIAPDMADKVGWYLVQVARPELAVPVSVQIDAAFKNSLAETLTETEAAFNLGFVEMSSAILVAIQVVSWVVIGVILGVLANTMAMNARERLGEYAALKTMGFKAHHLAGLIMGESLMLSLVGGLLGLALSFPATRAFPPEVVQYFPGLEVSRMTMLIGMAVALAVGVLAGIIPAWQATRVKIATALRKVG; via the coding sequence ATGCTGAAACTCACCTGGCGCAATACCATCCGGCACCCTTTGCGGGCCGCGCTCACCATCTGCGGCCTGGCCGTGGCGGTGCTGGCTTTTTGTATACTGCGCACCGTGGTGGGCGCCTGGTACGCCGGGGTGGACGCTTCCTCCCCGGTGCGTTTGGTCACCCGGAACGCCGTATCCCTTATGTTTCCCCTGCCCCTGGCCTATCTCCCCAAGATCCAGGCCGTGCCCGGCATCACCCGGATGGCCTATGCCTACTGGTTTGAAGGCATCTATATCGACAAGAAACACTTTTTCCCCCAGTTCGCGGCGTCGCTGCCCGGATACCTGGACGCCTACCCGGAATATCTCCTGCCCGAGCACCAGAAACTGGCCTTGGTCCAGGACCGGCGCGGGGCCGTGGCCGGCCGCAAGCTGGCGGCCCGCTTCGGCTGGCGGGTGGGGGATGCCATCGTCCTGAAGGGCACGTATTTCCCGGGGGAATACCGGCTGGTGCTCCGGGGCATCTATAAGGGGCAATACCCCAACACGGATGAGACCCCGCTGTTTTTTCACTGGGATTACCTCAATGAAACCTTGAAGAAAATTGCCCCGGATATGGCCGATAAAGTGGGCTGGTATCTGGTCCAGGTGGCCCGCCCGGAGTTGGCCGTGCCGGTGTCGGTGCAGATCGACGCCGCGTTCAAGAACTCCCTGGCCGAGACCCTGACGGAGACCGAAGCTGCCTTCAATTTAGGCTTTGTGGAGATGAGCTCTGCCATCCTGGTGGCCATCCAGGTAGTCTCCTGGGTAGTCATTGGGGTGATTTTAGGGGTCCTGGCCAACACCATGGCCATGAACGCCCGGGAGCGGCTCGGGGAGTACGCCGCGCTGAAGACCATGGGCTTCAAGGCCCACCACCTGGCGGGTCTCATTATGGGGGAATCGCTTATGCTCTCCCTGGTGGGGGGGCTCCTGGGCCTGGCCTTGAGCTTTCCCGCCACGAGAGCATTTCCGCCGGAGGTGGTCCAGTATTTTCCGGGCCTGGAGGTGAGCCGTATGACCATGCTGATCGGGATGGCGGTCGCCCTGGCGGTGGGGGTGCTGGCCGGGATCATCCCGGCCTGGCAAGCCACCCGGGTTAAGATCGCCACGGCGCTGCGCAAGGTGGGGTGA
- a CDS encoding response regulator, protein MDGKKILIADDEMSVRLLFSELLTEEGYEVYLAANGREALEIYTKIDIDLVILDIAMPEMNGIEALRRMVEINNGIPIIFNTAYEEYRQSFATWGASDYLVKASDLGEIMECIKRHLRE, encoded by the coding sequence ATGGATGGAAAGAAAATTTTGATCGCCGATGATGAAATGTCGGTACGTCTTTTATTCAGTGAGTTGTTAACGGAAGAGGGATATGAAGTATACCTAGCAGCTAATGGTAGAGAAGCCCTTGAAATCTATACTAAAATAGATATAGACTTAGTTATCCTGGATATAGCGATGCCAGAAATGAATGGGATTGAGGCCTTGCGCAGAATGGTTGAAATAAATAATGGTATCCCGATTATATTCAATACCGCTTACGAGGAGTATAGACAAAGTTTTGCTACTTGGGGGGCTAGTGATTATTTAGTAAAAGCATCTGACCTTGGGGAGATTATGGAATGTATAAAGAGGCATTTACGCGAATAG